The following are from one region of the Stanieria sp. NIES-3757 genome:
- a CDS encoding Hemerythrin HHE cation-binding domain-containing protein, protein MADTTNLDTKLADLKLFQNVLIECAQKLMAATDDGTIRERLEKMITSDRENLSSIDKVISQVGSTAQPRDIAQKHAEKVSQMMNGSELTLYDKFFQFELLKHQQTMNGLVIHKVAQSLDDKLQAAVEPLNKVNFENRAHQEVLKGVLYFVGTREMAGKEPDMGLWASIEQGIAALKGVVSSVAS, encoded by the coding sequence ATGGCTGATACGACAAACCTAGACACAAAGCTTGCAGATCTAAAGCTGTTTCAAAACGTTTTGATCGAATGCGCTCAAAAACTAATGGCAGCGACAGATGATGGAACGATCCGCGAGCGACTAGAAAAAATGATTACAAGCGATCGCGAAAATCTTAGTTCGATTGATAAAGTTATTTCCCAAGTCGGTAGTACTGCTCAACCCCGCGATATCGCTCAAAAACACGCTGAAAAAGTCAGTCAAATGATGAATGGTTCTGAGCTGACATTGTATGACAAATTCTTTCAGTTTGAATTGCTCAAGCATCAACAGACTATGAATGGCTTGGTGATCCATAAAGTTGCTCAGTCTTTGGATGATAAACTACAAGCTGCGGTAGAACCTCTTAATAAAGTCAACTTTGAAAATCGCGCTCATCAAGAAGTTCTTAAAGGCGTTCTTTATTTTGTTGGAACGAGAGAAATGGCTGGTAAAGAGCCAGACATGGGACTTTGGGCTAGTATCGAACAGGGTATTGCAGCCCTCAAAGGTGTGGTAAGCAGTGTAGCTAGCTAA
- a CDS encoding putative L-cysteine/cystine lyase, whose translation MTSSFQTTTIEQHRQQFPGLHNKIYFNFGGQGMMARPALEAIMKAHEYIQQVGPFSLEINAWIGKNIARLRTTIAEELVTTPETITIAENVTAGCNIPLWGIDWQAGEQILITDCEHPGVIATVGEISRRFGVEVVICPILNTLNQGDPVAIIEQHLTPQTRLVVLSHLLWNTGQILPLAEIVQLCHSYPASNKKIQILVDGAQSVGCLALNLPQLQVDYYAFTGHKWLCGPAGVGGLYISPEAFSQLQPTFIGWRGVETDTKGQPKQWKEDGRKFEVATSAYPEYEGLRQAIATNQGWDNAEARYQRICELSSYLWQRLTQIQAIKCLKDTPPEAGLVSFQIKENPNHEALVKSLEAQGFFLRTIYHPDCIRACVHYLTLPEEIDRLVEAIEVSL comes from the coding sequence ATGACTAGCAGTTTCCAGACAACTACAATCGAACAACATCGACAGCAGTTTCCTGGACTACATAATAAAATTTATTTTAACTTTGGCGGTCAAGGAATGATGGCTCGTCCTGCCTTAGAAGCAATTATGAAGGCTCATGAATATATTCAACAAGTAGGGCCATTTTCTTTAGAAATTAATGCTTGGATTGGCAAAAATATTGCTCGTTTAAGAACCACTATTGCCGAAGAATTAGTAACTACACCTGAAACAATTACGATCGCAGAAAATGTAACTGCTGGGTGTAATATTCCGCTTTGGGGGATAGATTGGCAAGCGGGTGAGCAAATTTTAATAACCGATTGCGAACATCCAGGGGTAATTGCTACAGTAGGCGAAATTTCTCGTCGTTTTGGGGTTGAAGTGGTTATTTGTCCGATTTTAAACACTTTAAATCAAGGCGATCCTGTTGCCATTATTGAGCAACATCTTACTCCTCAGACTCGTTTAGTAGTTTTGAGTCATTTATTATGGAATACAGGTCAAATTTTACCGCTAGCAGAAATAGTTCAACTTTGTCATAGTTATCCTGCTAGTAATAAAAAGATTCAGATCTTAGTAGATGGGGCGCAGTCAGTTGGTTGTTTGGCTTTAAATTTACCCCAACTACAAGTAGATTATTATGCTTTTACAGGGCATAAATGGTTATGTGGCCCTGCTGGAGTAGGCGGATTGTATATTAGTCCTGAAGCTTTTAGTCAATTACAACCGACTTTTATTGGTTGGCGTGGCGTAGAAACAGATACTAAGGGACAACCAAAACAATGGAAAGAAGATGGTAGAAAGTTTGAAGTGGCTACTTCTGCCTATCCTGAATATGAAGGCTTAAGACAAGCGATCGCAACTAATCAGGGATGGGATAATGCCGAAGCACGCTACCAGAGAATTTGTGAATTAAGTAGTTATCTCTGGCAAAGATTAACTCAAATTCAGGCAATTAAGTGTTTAAAAGATACTCCTCCCGAAGCAGGTTTAGTTTCTTTTCAAATTAAAGAAAATCCCAATCACGAAGCTTTAGTAAAATCTTTAGAAGCTCAAGGATTTTTCCTCAGAACTATTTATCATCCTGATTGTATTCGCGCCTGTGTTCATTATCTAACTTTACCTGAAGAGATCGATCGATTAGTTGAAGCAATTGAGGTTAGTTTGTAA
- a CDS encoding photosystem I iron-sulfur protein PsaC → MSHSVKIYDTCIGCTQCVRACPTDVLEMVPWDGCKAGQIASSPRTEDCVGCKRCETACPTDFLSIRVYLGPETTRSMGLAY, encoded by the coding sequence ATGTCTCATAGCGTAAAAATCTACGATACTTGTATTGGTTGTACTCAGTGCGTACGGGCTTGCCCCACGGATGTACTAGAAATGGTGCCTTGGGACGGCTGTAAAGCTGGTCAAATTGCATCCTCTCCTCGTACAGAAGACTGTGTAGGTTGTAAGCGGTGTGAAACTGCTTGTCCTACCGACTTTTTAAGTATCCGTGTTTATTTAGGACCTGAAACTACTCGAAGTATGGGTCTTGCCTACTAA
- a CDS encoding S-layer domain protein yields the protein MMTFTQRTKLLALALGAIALPFFTFIPKAVAFEEQAVNPGQFLAVAVPFGYKEYRLEIIEQIPGKQSCWQESGSGPVAVNLLLNNFDYIGSCKRITNTNGYTLRLNGQDDAVSYVNKIVERNGELQLIAFHKDPKLPDLTIGRTKGLTSNPMRVFLEPGWQITKRIHQGQVVDHVYLSGSSTTANNPVPFNFSNPNFSITSPTPTNPSASSFPTNPQAANTTVNPTPVLGSSTIMNGVSQVYQSVVSPILGSIVGGFAGGSSQATSQAACQPGSAVWTDSGTAQQVAVLADGTVHLGNQQVNIKPILTNNGINPEQFLAGPNSAQLDFDGDGAIEEFKIQQPPQACTSAGY from the coding sequence ATGATGACATTTACTCAACGGACAAAATTATTAGCTTTAGCTTTAGGCGCGATCGCTCTTCCATTTTTTACCTTTATTCCTAAAGCAGTTGCTTTTGAAGAACAAGCAGTTAATCCAGGGCAATTTTTAGCAGTAGCTGTGCCTTTTGGTTATAAAGAATATCGCTTGGAAATTATCGAGCAAATTCCTGGTAAACAATCTTGTTGGCAAGAAAGTGGTTCTGGTCCGGTTGCAGTAAATTTGTTATTAAATAATTTTGACTATATTGGCAGTTGTAAGCGCATTACCAACACTAATGGTTATACTCTCCGTCTGAACGGACAAGACGATGCAGTTTCTTATGTAAATAAGATCGTCGAACGCAATGGAGAATTACAATTAATTGCCTTTCACAAAGACCCTAAATTGCCAGATTTAACTATTGGTAGAACTAAAGGATTAACGAGTAATCCAATGAGGGTTTTTTTAGAACCAGGTTGGCAAATTACCAAAAGAATTCATCAAGGACAAGTTGTCGATCATGTTTATTTAAGTGGTAGTTCTACAACAGCTAATAATCCAGTTCCCTTTAATTTTAGTAATCCTAATTTCAGTATTACTAGTCCAACTCCGACTAATCCATCAGCTAGCTCTTTTCCTACAAACCCTCAAGCAGCAAATACGACAGTTAATCCTACTCCAGTGCTAGGTAGCAGCACAATTATGAATGGAGTTTCGCAAGTCTATCAAAGTGTTGTTAGTCCTATTTTGGGGTCAATTGTGGGAGGATTTGCTGGTGGTAGTTCTCAAGCGACTAGCCAAGCTGCTTGTCAACCAGGTAGTGCGGTTTGGACGGATTCTGGTACGGCACAACAAGTAGCAGTCCTAGCAGATGGCACAGTTCACTTGGGGAATCAGCAGGTAAATATTAAACCAATCTTGACCAATAATGGTATTAATCCCGAACAATTTTTAGCTGGCCCTAATTCCGCTCAACTAGATTTTGATGGTGATGGTGCGATCGAAGAATTCAAAATTCAACAGCCACCCCAAGCTTGTACTTCTGCGGGTTATTAG
- a CDS encoding transposase IS4 family protein yields MGIQKYICRLKSARRTTRRHSNFWIGLYGGLWIKIYEFCHDLVEQLMRFTPNKLPFYQQDLRAKRLIQTAF; encoded by the coding sequence ATGGGGATTCAAAAGTATATTTGTCGTCTAAAATCAGCTAGAAGAACTACAAGACGACACAGTAATTTTTGGATAGGTTTGTATGGTGGATTATGGATTAAAATCTATGAATTTTGTCATGATTTGGTAGAGCAGTTAATGAGATTTACTCCTAATAAGTTACCTTTCTACCAACAAGATCTGAGGGCTAAAAGACTCATTCAAACTGCTTTTTAG
- a CDS encoding putative transposase: protein MQNKSAAYLKKNWRWKRLRRKPPTPKSKEFKEAKKKDWQTLKLWAEQGVITLLYLDESGCYPESPLSYGYGRIGQQKSISQKTRKGRRIKIMGVWEVEQKFEYALKVGTYKTENYLRFMNWQAERAMKRLFETGKPTVIIHDNASIHRSELAKQRHQLWSKQGLSVFFLPPYSPEMNRIEDRWLHLKRQELGGFVFEDEYDLALAIIDGIKNQSQQGNYTVERLMFN from the coding sequence GTGCAGAACAAGTCCGCCGCATACTTAAAAAAAAACTGGCGTTGGAAAAGACTGAGGCGAAAACCTCCAACACCTAAAAGTAAAGAGTTTAAAGAAGCAAAAAAGAAAGATTGGCAAACCCTGAAATTATGGGCAGAACAAGGTGTAATTACTTTGCTGTATTTGGATGAATCAGGATGTTATCCAGAGAGTCCTCTAAGTTATGGTTATGGTCGAATAGGTCAGCAAAAATCAATTTCTCAAAAAACTAGAAAAGGAAGACGAATCAAGATTATGGGTGTTTGGGAAGTAGAACAAAAATTTGAATATGCTTTAAAAGTAGGAACTTACAAGACAGAAAATTATCTTCGTTTTATGAACTGGCAAGCTGAACGTGCCATGAAACGACTGTTTGAGACAGGAAAGCCCACAGTAATCATTCATGATAATGCTTCAATTCACCGTTCAGAATTAGCCAAACAACGTCATCAACTGTGGTCAAAACAGGGATTATCTGTGTTTTTTCTTCCTCCCTATTCTCCTGAAATGAATCGTATTGAAGATAGATGGCTACACCTCAAGCGTCAAGAATTGGGTGGTTTTGTTTTTGAGGATGAGTATGATTTGGCTCTCGCTATTATTGATGGCATCAAAAATCAAAGTCAACAGGGAAATTATACTGTTGAACGTTTAATGTTTAATTAA
- a CDS encoding transposase translates to MPANIDEREAVEAVLEVVRGCDIYGDKGFIGSDWQQEIINSTGNRIWTIKRCNQQRQVSSNLKRLSGRVRQRIEGVFHEIENTGRNPERLLNKTVCGFATHIAAKITAHT, encoded by the coding sequence GTGCCAGCCAATATTGACGAAAGAGAAGCTGTTGAAGCTGTTCTCGAAGTAGTTCGTGGATGTGATATTTACGGAGACAAAGGGTTTATTGGCAGCGACTGGCAACAAGAAATTATCAACTCTACGGGGAATCGCATTTGGACAATCAAACGTTGTAATCAACAGCGACAAGTTTCCTCCAATCTTAAGCGTCTGAGCGGTCGGGTTAGACAACGGATTGAAGGCGTTTTTCATGAGATTGAGAATACTGGTCGTAATCCAGAAAGATTGCTCAATAAAACTGTTTGTGGTTTTGCTACTCACATAGCAGCTAAAATCACTGCTCACACTTGA
- a CDS encoding transposase, protein MIDYLPFPGETQFIGFIRANYGQWFPKLLDQSQFNRRLRKLGQMLEMLRRKWVKQLGGDNAVSLIIDTKPLPVVGYRRSKNKSDFYGSANYGYCAARKMKYFGYKLVMLSTLRWSDCQLLTS, encoded by the coding sequence ATGATCGACTATTTGCCATTCCCAGGAGAAACTCAGTTTATTGGCTTTATCCGTGCTAATTACGGACAGTGGTTTCCCAAATTATTAGACCAAAGCCAGTTCAACCGACGTTTGCGAAAACTGGGACAAATGTTAGAGATGTTACGTCGAAAATGGGTTAAGCAATTGGGTGGTGACAATGCAGTGAGTTTGATCATTGATACCAAACCACTACCAGTAGTCGGTTATCGTCGAAGTAAGAATAAGAGTGATTTTTATGGTAGTGCTAATTATGGTTATTGTGCTGCCAGGAAGATGAAATACTTTGGCTATAAATTAGTCATGCTTTCGACGCTGCGCTGGTCGGATTGCCAATTGCTTACGAGCTAG
- a CDS encoding amidophosphoribosyltransferase codes for MMPNQSLSFEQGNPISYQDQNDFHHLPDKPEEACGVFGLYAPEEDVAKLTYFGLYALQHRGQESAGIATFEGDQVYCYKDMGLVSQVFNNDILRKLPGTLAVGHTRYSTTGSSLKVNAQPALAKTRLGTLALAHNGNLVNTVELRQELTKRGVNFNTTTDSEMIALAIASEVDSGKDWLKAAISAFELCTGAYSLVIGTPEGLMGVRDTNGIRPLVIGTLNEGTTRYVLASETCGLDIIGAEYLRDVEPGELVWITEDGLASFHWAQKPARKLCIFEMIYFARPDSLMHDETLYSYRLRLGEQLAVESYVEADLVMGVPDSGVPAAIGFSRKSGVPYGEGLIKNRYVGRTFIQPTQHMRESGIRMKLNTLKDVLTGKRVIIVDDSIVRGTTSRKIVKALRDAGATEVHMRISSPPVTHPCFYGIDTDTQDQLIAATKSVKDIEKQIGVDSLAYLSWEGMLKVTGENPNSFCSACFTGDYPISIPEDVKRSKLILENAKI; via the coding sequence ATGATGCCTAATCAGTCTCTTTCTTTCGAGCAAGGCAATCCCATCAGCTATCAAGATCAAAACGATTTTCACCACCTACCAGACAAACCAGAAGAAGCTTGTGGTGTGTTTGGGTTGTATGCACCAGAAGAAGATGTTGCTAAATTGACTTATTTTGGTCTTTATGCTTTACAACATCGTGGTCAAGAGTCGGCAGGGATTGCTACTTTTGAAGGAGACCAAGTATATTGTTACAAAGATATGGGTTTAGTTTCCCAAGTCTTTAATAACGATATTTTACGCAAGTTACCAGGAACTCTAGCTGTAGGTCATACTCGCTATTCTACGACAGGTTCTAGTTTGAAAGTAAATGCTCAACCTGCTCTTGCCAAGACTAGATTAGGTACTCTTGCTCTGGCACATAACGGAAATTTAGTTAATACTGTTGAACTACGTCAAGAATTAACCAAACGAGGAGTTAATTTTAATACTACTACCGACTCAGAAATGATTGCTTTAGCGATCGCGTCGGAAGTAGATAGCGGTAAAGATTGGTTAAAAGCAGCTATTAGTGCTTTTGAGTTGTGTACTGGGGCGTATAGTTTAGTAATTGGGACTCCTGAAGGATTAATGGGAGTCAGGGATACTAATGGGATTCGACCTCTAGTAATTGGTACTCTCAATGAGGGAACTACTCGTTATGTGCTGGCTTCCGAAACCTGCGGTTTAGATATTATTGGGGCAGAATATTTACGGGATGTTGAGCCAGGAGAATTGGTTTGGATCACAGAAGATGGGCTAGCTTCGTTTCATTGGGCGCAAAAACCAGCCAGAAAGTTATGTATCTTTGAAATGATTTATTTTGCTCGTCCTGATAGCTTAATGCACGATGAGACGCTTTATAGCTATCGGTTGAGGTTAGGCGAACAATTAGCGGTAGAATCCTATGTAGAAGCGGACTTAGTTATGGGTGTACCCGATTCTGGAGTTCCTGCTGCGATCGGTTTTTCCCGTAAATCTGGAGTTCCCTATGGGGAAGGATTGATTAAAAATCGTTATGTGGGGCGTACTTTTATTCAACCAACTCAGCACATGCGAGAATCGGGCATTCGGATGAAACTCAATACCCTTAAAGATGTTTTAACTGGAAAAAGAGTAATTATTGTCGATGACTCGATTGTCAGAGGTACGACTAGTCGTAAGATAGTCAAAGCTTTAAGAGATGCAGGGGCAACCGAAGTTCACATGCGTATTTCTTCTCCGCCTGTTACTCATCCTTGTTTTTATGGTATTGACACCGACACTCAAGATCAATTGATTGCTGCCACCAAATCGGTTAAAGATATTGAAAAACAAATTGGAGTAGATTCTTTAGCTTATTTAAGTTGGGAAGGAATGTTAAAAGTTACTGGAGAAAATCCCAATAGCTTTTGTTCGGCTTGTTTTACAGGCGATTATCCCATCTCAATCCCTGAAGATGTTAAACGTTCTAAACTAATCTTGGAAAACGCGAAGATTTAA
- a CDS encoding phosphoribosylformylglycinamidine synthase II yields the protein MSEISSTPFSAQEIAAEGIKPEEYQEIVNRLGRHPNQAELGMFGVMWSEHCCYKNSRPLLKQFPTEGKRILVGPGENAGVVDLGNGLRLAFKIESHNHPSAVEPFQGAATGVGGILRDIFTMGARPIAILNSLRFGNLEDARTRRIFQGVVEGIAHYGNCVGVPTVGGEVYFDPAYTGNPLVNAMALGLMETDEIVKAGASGIGNPVLYVGSTTGRDGMGGASFASAELTDESMDDRPAVQVGDPFLEKSLIEACLEAFKTGAVVAAQDMGAAGITCSTSEMAAKGGVGIELDLDKIPVRETGMIPYEYLLSESQERMLFVAAKGREQELIDIFHRWGLQAVVAGEVIPESIVRILFKGEIAAEISATALADNTPIYHRELLKEPPEYAQKAWQWSSDSLPGCDYEGLFVDGVYKTWNEILLQLLDTPTIASKHWVYRQYDHQVQNNTILLPGGADAAVIRVRPIDAKPSDCNIGVAATTDCNPRYVYLNPYEGAKAAVAEAARNLSCVGAEPLAITDNLNFGSPEKPIGYWQLAEACRGVADACRELSTPVTGGNVSLYNETVDSNGNPQPIYPTPVIGMVGLIPDLTKICGQSWQNEGDIIYLLGQSNNIETDKGRLRTTPTLGGSEYLAVIHNTVAGQPPVVDFELEKQVQETCRYGIGQGWINSAHDCAEGGLAVALSECCIGNKFGAKITLDNNQTLRLDEILFGEAASRIIVSVNPNVISSWEAYLKTSLGDNWQKIGIITDKESSLEISIKDNLSLINVKINDVINAWHQAIERRLQG from the coding sequence ATGTCTGAAATATCCTCTACTCCTTTTTCCGCTCAAGAAATTGCTGCTGAAGGTATCAAACCAGAAGAATACCAGGAAATTGTCAATCGATTAGGTCGTCATCCCAATCAAGCTGAGTTGGGAATGTTTGGTGTGATGTGGTCAGAACACTGTTGCTATAAAAACTCTCGACCGCTATTAAAACAGTTTCCTACAGAAGGTAAACGTATCTTAGTTGGTCCTGGAGAAAATGCGGGTGTAGTAGACTTAGGTAATGGATTAAGACTTGCTTTTAAAATTGAGTCTCATAATCATCCTTCTGCCGTCGAACCATTTCAGGGTGCAGCGACGGGAGTAGGGGGCATTCTTCGTGATATCTTTACTATGGGTGCGCGTCCGATCGCAATTCTCAATTCTCTTCGTTTCGGTAATTTAGAAGATGCCAGAACTAGACGCATATTTCAAGGTGTAGTTGAAGGTATTGCACACTATGGTAATTGTGTAGGCGTACCCACCGTAGGTGGCGAAGTTTATTTCGATCCTGCCTATACGGGCAATCCTTTAGTCAATGCGATGGCACTAGGATTGATGGAAACAGACGAGATTGTTAAAGCTGGTGCATCGGGTATTGGTAACCCCGTACTATACGTTGGTTCGACTACAGGTAGAGATGGGATGGGAGGTGCTAGTTTTGCTAGTGCCGAATTAACCGATGAGTCGATGGATGACCGCCCTGCGGTACAAGTGGGCGATCCTTTCCTAGAAAAATCTCTGATTGAAGCTTGTTTGGAAGCCTTTAAAACTGGTGCAGTAGTAGCAGCCCAAGATATGGGGGCAGCAGGGATTACTTGTTCGACTTCGGAAATGGCAGCCAAAGGTGGAGTAGGGATTGAATTGGATTTGGATAAAATTCCCGTACGGGAGACGGGGATGATTCCTTATGAATATTTACTATCTGAATCCCAAGAAAGGATGTTATTCGTTGCTGCCAAGGGAAGGGAACAGGAATTAATTGATATTTTCCATCGTTGGGGACTCCAAGCAGTAGTTGCAGGGGAAGTAATCCCAGAATCTATCGTCAGAATTTTATTTAAAGGAGAAATTGCAGCCGAAATTTCTGCTACAGCTTTGGCAGACAATACCCCTATTTATCATCGAGAATTATTAAAAGAACCTCCCGAATATGCCCAAAAAGCTTGGCAATGGAGTTCAGATTCTTTACCAGGCTGTGATTATGAAGGTCTATTTGTTGATGGAGTATATAAAACCTGGAACGAAATTTTATTACAGTTATTAGATACTCCTACCATTGCATCCAAACATTGGGTTTACCGACAGTACGATCATCAAGTACAAAACAATACTATCCTTTTACCTGGTGGTGCGGATGCAGCGGTAATCCGAGTTCGTCCGATTGATGCTAAACCTAGTGATTGTAATATTGGTGTGGCTGCTACAACCGATTGTAATCCTCGCTATGTCTATCTCAATCCCTATGAAGGGGCAAAAGCTGCCGTTGCCGAAGCTGCCCGTAATTTAAGTTGTGTCGGGGCTGAACCTTTAGCGATTACAGATAATCTTAATTTTGGTAGTCCAGAAAAACCGATTGGATACTGGCAACTAGCAGAAGCTTGTCGTGGTGTGGCTGATGCTTGTCGAGAACTTTCTACTCCTGTTACTGGCGGAAATGTTTCTCTGTATAACGAAACTGTCGATTCTAACGGAAATCCTCAACCTATTTATCCTACGCCTGTAATCGGAATGGTGGGTTTAATCCCAGATCTTACTAAAATCTGTGGACAAAGTTGGCAAAATGAAGGAGACATTATTTATTTATTAGGACAATCCAATAATATTGAAACTGATAAGGGTCGTTTGCGAACAACCCCTACATTAGGTGGTTCAGAATATCTAGCTGTCATTCACAACACTGTTGCAGGGCAACCTCCTGTAGTCGATTTTGAATTGGAAAAGCAAGTACAGGAAACTTGTCGCTACGGAATTGGTCAAGGCTGGATTAACTCTGCCCATGACTGTGCTGAAGGAGGTTTAGCCGTCGCTTTATCTGAATGTTGTATTGGTAATAAGTTTGGCGCAAAAATTACTTTAGATAATAACCAAACCTTAAGACTCGATGAAATTTTATTTGGAGAAGCTGCTAGCAGAATTATTGTTTCTGTCAATCCTAATGTGATTTCTAGTTGGGAGGCTTATCTAAAAACAAGTCTAGGTGATAATTGGCAGAAAATCGGTATTATTACAGACAAAGAATCGTCTTTAGAAATTTCGATTAAGGATAATTTATCTTTAATTAATGTTAAGATTAATGACGTAATTAATGCTTGGCATCAGGCAATCGAACGCAGGCTACAAGGTTAG
- a CDS encoding transcriptional modulator of MazE/toxin, MazF, with the protein MVGIKQGLIIDIDLNPVKGAETGKIRPCIVVTNDIYNQIVPVIQVVPITQWSEKKARVKTNVAIAPSTENGLTKKSIADCLQTRPVDYKSRVVKIRGQLELELLEKIDTALKIIFAL; encoded by the coding sequence ATGGTCGGAATCAAACAAGGATTGATTATTGATATCGATCTTAATCCCGTAAAAGGAGCGGAAACTGGAAAAATTCGTCCTTGTATCGTGGTTACAAACGATATTTACAATCAAATAGTTCCCGTAATTCAAGTAGTTCCCATAACTCAATGGAGTGAAAAAAAAGCTAGAGTTAAAACCAATGTTGCGATCGCGCCTTCGACTGAAAATGGTTTAACTAAAAAATCGATTGCTGATTGTTTACAAACTAGACCTGTTGATTATAAATCAAGAGTAGTTAAAATTCGAGGTCAATTAGAATTAGAACTCTTAGAAAAGATAGATACAGCTTTAAAGATAATTTTTGCTCTCTAA
- a CDS encoding cobyrinic acid a,c-diamide synthase: MVLTIEPEFEKLSTAIVKTLIKTLQALPEEAPEAIVDKNFIATSFFEALGFRLLERIPGFKTGKGHYAVDYALRHDTENDIFLHTQNNPYVLVELKGRDINLAYGTPGYKSTVQQLKDYLLAPKCKTAQWGIITNSKHIQLFRKHGKVIYPATPCLEINIDNIGEITYQIRNKIEHTSKALNIAVYNNKGGVGKTTTVINLAAVLTYQKKKVLLVDFDPNQNDLTDSLNIQPKTKTLYECLKDRVNFISLKEVIVPYSKKFKGGMTLSFDVIPVDSKLAELDEDKLREEFSFYSLRKKLEALQFDYDYILIDAPPNWRFFSISAVYAADVVLIPTKHNNIRSLQNAAISIQKYIPEIQKVRQEKTRGIEWGAIALPIFFNGENIADAARVNAQNSIDEIIKQVKKKYSFDLIPYFYPSYKTGHSKSIFELPNNAYISYANFDKIPAVYKSKVAYDYYSQLAKEYFLQ; this comes from the coding sequence ATGGTATTAACAATTGAACCAGAATTTGAAAAACTATCTACAGCGATAGTAAAAACACTAATTAAAACTTTACAAGCACTTCCTGAAGAAGCACCAGAAGCAATAGTAGATAAGAATTTTATTGCTACATCATTTTTTGAGGCATTAGGTTTTAGATTACTAGAACGTATTCCAGGATTTAAAACAGGCAAAGGTCATTATGCAGTTGACTATGCATTACGACATGATACCGAAAATGATATTTTTTTACATACTCAAAATAATCCTTATGTCTTAGTTGAATTAAAAGGAAGAGATATTAATCTTGCTTACGGAACACCTGGTTATAAATCAACAGTTCAACAACTAAAAGACTATCTGCTAGCACCTAAGTGTAAAACTGCTCAGTGGGGGATTATCACTAATTCTAAACATATTCAGTTATTTAGAAAACACGGCAAAGTTATTTATCCTGCAACACCTTGTCTAGAAATTAATATCGATAACATTGGTGAAATTACTTATCAGATTAGAAATAAAATTGAACACACATCAAAAGCTTTAAATATTGCAGTTTATAACAATAAAGGTGGCGTTGGTAAAACTACTACTGTAATTAATTTAGCTGCTGTATTGACCTATCAAAAGAAAAAAGTTTTATTGGTAGATTTCGACCCTAATCAAAATGATTTAACTGATTCTTTAAATATACAACCAAAAACTAAAACCCTATATGAATGCTTAAAAGATAGAGTAAATTTCATCAGTCTAAAAGAAGTTATTGTTCCTTATAGCAAAAAATTTAAAGGAGGGATGACTTTAAGCTTTGATGTAATTCCAGTTGATAGTAAATTGGCAGAACTTGATGAAGATAAGCTACGTGAAGAATTTAGTTTTTATAGCTTACGTAAAAAATTAGAGGCTTTGCAATTTGATTACGATTATATTTTAATTGACGCACCACCTAACTGGAGATTTTTTAGTATTAGTGCAGTTTATGCAGCAGATGTAGTATTAATACCAACAAAACACAATAATATTCGTTCTCTACAAAATGCTGCAATATCTATTCAAAAATATATTCCAGAAATTCAAAAAGTTCGACAAGAAAAAACTCGCGGGATAGAATGGGGAGCGATCGCTTTACCGATTTTCTTTAATGGAGAAAATATTGCCGATGCAGCTAGGGTAAATGCACAAAATTCAATTGATGAAATTATCAAACAAGTAAAGAAAAAATATAGCTTTGATTTAATTCCTTATTTTTATCCTAGTTATAAAACTGGACACAGTAAAAGTATTTTTGAATTACCTAACAATGCCTATATATCTTATGCTAATTTCGATAAAATTCCTGCTGTCTATAAAAGTAAAGTCGCTTATGATTATTATTCACAATTAGCTAAGGAGTATTTTTTACAATGA